ccatgtgcagatttgtgaaggcctagggccaAAAAGCTCATACACATCCACATGAtaagacacacaggtaagaggcctctgtcatgttcagaatgtgggaaaactttacatgatagaaagagccttcagagatacctaaaaactcacacaggtgagaagctttattcatgttcagagtgtgggaaattatttactcagaatggaaaccttcatGGACATATGAGAATACACACTAGGGAGTGGCCTTTTTaaagtttagagtgtgggaacgaTTTCTATGATAGAGGGAGATTTCATAGACACCAAataactcacacaggtgacaaaCCGTATTCATGTTCCGACTTTTGTACAGCACATGACAAGACACAtgggtaagaggcctctgtcatgttcagaatgtgggaaaagttttcatGATAGAAACAGTCTTCAGAGAAAcctaaaaactcacacaggtgttcagagtgtgggaaatgttttactcagaatggaaaccttcatGGACCcttgagaatacacactggggagtGTAATTTTTCaagttcagagtgcgggaaagattTATATGATAGAGGAAAGTTTCATAGACACCAAAAAGCTTacacaggtgacagaccgtactcatgttcaaacttttgtaaagcacatgataagaTACACAGATAAGAtgcctctgtcatgttcagaatgcgGGAAAACTTTTCACggtagaaagagccttcagacaCATCTAAAACTTACAGATGAGAAGCCttgttcatgttcagagtgtgggaaatgtttttaacCAGCATGGAAACCCTTATAGACACGTGAAGGGATCAGCTTTTTTCATAATGCGGGAGGGAtttctatgacagaggaaactttcatagacaccaaaagactcacacaggtgacaaactgtgttcatgttcagagtgtgggaaatgtttttaacCAGCATGGAAACCCTTATAGACACGTGAAGGGATCGGCTTTTTTCATAGTGCGGGAGGGAtttctatgacagaggaaactttcatagacaccaaaagactcacacaggtgacaaactgtgttcatgttcagagtgtgggaaatgttttacttagACTGGAAACCTACCTTCATGGACACATGTAAATACACACTGGGGAGTGTCCTTTTTCAAGTTCAGAGTGCGGAAAAGATTTCTATAGGAAAGTTTCACAGACACCAAAAagctcacacaggtgacagaccgtattcatgttcagacttttTTGTAACGCACATGATAGGACACAAATttaagaggcctctgtcatgttcagaatgtgggatatCTCAGATCATGCTCCTGTTTTTCCCCAATTGGCCTTCCCGGTGCTCCTGGAGTTTCTACGTTCTTCTGCAATGTTCTAACGGTGTGGGAAGCACACAAGCACAAAAGTTTTCTTAACTGTGAATCTAAGATGGTGGTATATCTCCTTGAGTGCCCGTGTGGACTACAACATGTGGGGTTAAGATTATACAAGATGTTGGTGATTTTTGAATGAAAAGGGACAATAGTGCAATACAATAAGAATGGATAATAGTGCAATGCAGTGCAATATAATTTAAGGCCACTAGATGGCGGACATGAAACTGAACTATAAACTGATAAACATAGACTGCTAACATGCCAAAAATGTCCGAAGGAAAATGGATAATAGTGCAATATGTggcatctctggaggtggaataaATTCATGGAAGTATCTTGATGTGGCCTACATAGCACTGTTGCTTTTTCGTAGCATATTGCATCTGGTAAAGAAGGATATACCTGTGGAACAGCTGCAGTGTGGTGACTGAAGGAAGAAACCAAAGGCTACCGTTTGGGGTGCCTCTTCTGAATAATTGCTAGGAATGCTGACATATCCAATTTCTTGGCTTCTCTCCGATCACCCCAGACCTTGCTGAGGAACTGGATGAAGACATTTCTATTCCAGAGTTCCTCGCTGCAGTTAAAGGCCAAAAAAACTGATAAATGTCGAGGCCCAGATGACCAAACCTCGCAGTACTATAGGCTCTATGCTTCTGCTCTGGCTCCAGCCTTCCTTGAGTCATTTAATGGGATCCCTTCTGGCATCACTCCCTCTCAACAGTTGCTTTAGGCTCACATCACAGTGCTATCTAAAAGTGGCAAGGACCCAGGTCTACTGGCCAATACCCTTGCTGAACCTAGATGTGAAAATATTAGAAAGAATATTGGTCACGCACCTGCAGGGGATGGTTGCTGACAAAGCGAATAAAGATCAAGTGGGATTTGTGATGGGGTGGGAGGCACGGGATAACACCACCAAGGTAATTGGTGTGCACTCAGATGCCGAAAAGGCCCTTGACAGGGTCACCTGGGATTACATGTCTGCCGTTTTTTTATCCAATCTGGGACTGGGCATGACAATGAGGTCTTGAATAGGGCTGATATAGTCAAATCCATCTGGGAGAACACAAGTCAACAACACCTTGTCAGAGCCCATCTTACTGAAAATGGTACACATCTTGCCCACGTCTCCACTCGTCTACATCATGATGCTGGAGCCCTTCCTTAATTTTGTAAGGTCAGATGTGAATGTACAGGGGGGAAATAATTTGGCAACAatctcctgtttttttatcattcagTCCCTCCTATCCTTACCTaatatcatgctctgcttctgttgGTGACATCCCTGTGAATGTAGTGCTTGGACTTCCTCTCTtcattagagatgtggcgaacagttcaccgggcgaacatctctggggggtttactacttccgggtcgctctgacccggagtagtacgcctgcgctgcccggcggagcgcgtcctagatcgcgctcctgttgccgggcactctctgcgcatgagcgtgacgtcgttcatgacgtcacgcacatgcgcagaaagtgccggggaacaggagcgcgatctaggacgcgctccgccgggcagcgcaacgTACTACTCTGGGTCGGAGCGACtcggaagtagtaaaccccccagggattcagagatgttcgccagctACTCTTCATTAACAGATGTCCTAATGAACTTTGCTTtgaatcttgtttttttctctgcctgccagCAGAACTCCTTCAGAACTTGTATTACGCTACAGACTGTTGGGAGGAGATCTGAAAGGTCACCTGATCTCTCAGCAAGGACAACAAGGATATAAACCAAGCCTGAGCACTAATCCAGTGCTAGTTCATCGTACCAGTGTTCTGGCCTTCCTAATCTGGGTTATTGGCCCTTGTACTCTGTTCCTTGCTGCCTTGTATTTTGTTGCCTTTCCTGTGTATGATCTACTGCTTTCTCCTAGACGAGTCTTTGCCAAGGTGACTACATTGTATGGTTGATGTCCTAGTTTATAACTTGCCTGTATGACTAACCGTTTGCCGTATCTTGTGTCCTGCAAATTACCTTGTGTGTATATTTGTAAATATCTCTTGTATATAATAACCAGGTTCAgtggtctgtgtgcacacaattgtgtgtgtgtgtgtgtgtgtgtgtgtatatatatgtatgtatatgtgtatatatatatatatatatatatatatatatatatatatatatatatatatgtatgtatatgtgtgtatatatatatatatatatatatatatatatatatatatatatatatatatatatatatatatatatgtatatgtgtatatgtgtatacatatatatatatgtgtatgtgtgtgtgtgtgtgtgtgtgtgtgtgtgtgtgtgtgtgtgtgtgtgtgtgtgtgtgtgtgtgtgtgtgtgtgtgtgtgtgtgttacggccagaacctgaagtctggTCACTTCGGGTTATGGCTAagcaaaactagaagtggctgtCTCACTGCGCCCAATGTCCAAAATGAATGGATTCCTGGTGGCTCcgttcctctccctggctctggctcctccccctcctatTGGGTTCTGGCAGCCTGGAACACATGCGATGCACTCAGTCGTTCATTGTggtagggaagcagagcgggaacgctgcagacattgcttctgccagcacccgctctgcaggaataaATGGCACAAATCCCTGCTTTCTTTCCATGCCGTTGTGTGTCCCTGCCAGATGATATCTATTGGGATTACTACTAGAATGATGCAGGAATGTTATCAGGACCATTGTAGATCCTTGGACAATCCTCAAGCTAAGGTGTGTCCCCAGGTAATGGAACATATGAATCGGGTCCATATGGGTGACTCCACTAAACTTAGATTTTTTGGCCTGGAACAGGTGACTAGGGACAGGAGGAGTGGTGATTGGTTTAGAAAATTACAGTGCAGAGAAAGCTTCTGGATCTCTTTTTTCGATGCAGTGGGCCCTTTGGGCCTAAATGAAATAAATtatctatctgtatttttttAGTGCATGATGTTGTTTATTGCTATTCTGTATGTGTC
This DNA window, taken from Hyperolius riggenbachi isolate aHypRig1 chromosome 3, aHypRig1.pri, whole genome shotgun sequence, encodes the following:
- the LOC137562339 gene encoding gastrula zinc finger protein XlCGF7.1-like, which translates into the protein MPPMTAHSPVVDVVGLLVIGGEKPYSCLEGGKCFIEKGNLNRHKQSSEKPKNSHRCSECGKCFTQNGNLHGPLRIHTGECNFSSSECGKDLYDRGKFHRHQKAYTECGKTFHGRKSLQTHLKLTDEKPCSCSECGKCF